The Paenibacillus pabuli DNA segment GATCGCTCCTTCGACAAGTTGTCTGGCTTCCGGGAATACGCCCATTACAGCCCCGGATGTTGCTGTCGAATCAGCGGAAGCGTGCAATTGGTCGACTGCTGTCTGGAATTGCGGGTACTTCGCCATATTATCCTTTAATACTTGCTGATCGTAGGCTGCTGTCGTAATTGGGAAGTATCCTGTCGCAACACTCCAGTTGGCTTGTACTTCAGGTGTAGCCAAGTACTTGATGAATTCCCAAGCAGCTTGCTGCTGTGCTTTCGATTTGTTGTTCATGATGTACAAGCTTGCGCCACCTACAACCACGCCGCCTTCTTTGGCATCTGCCGGACGAGGCAGGAAGCCTGTTCCCAGTTCAAACTTGTCACCAGCGCCCTCCACGATTTTACGCAGCCCAGCGGTGGAATCCAGTGTCATGCCGATTTGCTCTGCGGTAAACGCTGCCGTTGTATCGTCTGTGCTGCGACCCAGATTGGAGAGGGTCTTCTCGTCAATCATCTTTTTCCACCATGTCAGCGTCTTTACACCCGCTTCGGAGTTCAAGAGAGATTCCGTTGCAGCTCCGTCTCTTCCGTTACCATTGTTTACATAATCTGCATTCTGGTTTGCGAAGAACTGCTCCATAAACCAGCCGTAAATCGCCATGGATGCACCTGGCTTGCCGTCTTTTGCCAGCGCTTTGGCCGCTTGTTCAAACTCTTCATATGTCTTCGGCGGGTTTTCCGGATCAAGACCTGCTGCCTTAAACATATCCTTGTTGTAGTACAGAATCGGGTTCGATGTGTTAAAAGGCATCGCGTTCAGTTTGCCATCAATCGTGTAATAACGGATGATATTCGGCTCCAGTTGGGACAGGTCGAACTTGTCCTTATCGATGAAATTCTGTACTGGTGTGATCATGCCCGAATCGATCATGAACTTACTGCCGATCTCGTATACCTGGATGATGTCCGGACCGCTGTCCGATCCCATGGATGCTTTCAGCTTGTTCAGACTCTCATCGTATTTCCCTTGATAGATTGCTTTCACCTGAATATCCGGATGACTTGCATTGAAATCGGAAGCGAGCTGGTTAATGGCTTTCTCCCCTGCTCCGGACATGGAATGCCACCACGTCAGTTGAGTTGGTTCAGCAGATGCCGCATCCGCTTGAGCTCCACTTACCGGACTGCTTGTCTCTGTTTTGCCGCCGCAGGCGGATATCACCAACATGAGTGCAGCCAACATCAATGCAAATGTGCCTCTTTTTTTCAAACGCATAATCTCTCTCCTTTTTTTGTGGCTCATTTCAAAAATCAATCTTGGGAATTCTGCAAGGTGGCCGTTGCGGTCACGAATCGTTCTTCAGATTGCTGTTATCCCCGGATTCTTTTATCCACTCTTTAGAGGGATAATCCGGTGCTAAACGCAAACGCTTCGCTTCTTCAGAATCGACTTCGTCCCCTCCACTACTTTCGCAGTTTCTCCAAAAATGATTTTAAGAGTGCGCCTTATTTATTCGCTCCTGGGTAACAAAACCCGCCAACCTGAATGCACAACATATTTACTTAACTAGCCCTTCAGTGCGCCTGCAGCCATCCCCCGGACAAGCTGTTTCAACCCGAAAACGAGCAGCAGCAACGAAGGCAGGATAACCAGTGCCGTTCCGGCAAACACCAGGTTCCATGCCGTGGATTCCTGAAACTCCAGCATTGAAATTCCGATCTGCACCGTTCTCATCTCTGGCGTGTTTGTTACAAGCAGTGGCCACAGATAGGAGTTGTACATATTCAGGAATGAATAGATCGCAAGCGTTCCTAATGCAGGACGGGACAGCGGCAGAACATGCGATACAAAATAGCGGATATGTCCACATCCATCGATCTTCGCTGCCTCGAACAGCTCCTTCGGCAGCTGCATGAAGAACTGCCTTAACAGGAATGTGCCGAATGCCGTTGCCAGAAACGGCACGGTAAGCCCTTGGTAACTATCCAGCCATCCCCAACTGCGGATCGTCAGATAATTGGGAATCATGGTGACTTCCCATGGGATCATCATCGTTGCAACGAACATGCTGAAGATGACGTTTTTGCCTTTAAACTGCATTTTGGCAAAAGCATACGCAGCCATACTCGCTGTTATCAGCTGTCCAAGCATCGTAAGACCTGCAACCAGGAACGTATTTCCGATGAAGGAGCCGATGGGAACAATATCGAACACTTCGGTAAAATTGGATAGATCGATCGACTGTGGAATGATATGCGGCGGATAGGCGCTGGCATCCTCAGGTGTCATGACTGCCATGAAAAAGGTGTACAGCACCGGATAGAGCACAAGCGCCGCACAGATGGTAAGCAATGCATACAACAGTGTTTTCGTCCATGGTGTTTTCATTGGTAGTGTACTTTCCTTTCCACCCACTTGAACTGAATCAGGGTCAGCAGCATAATAACCGCGAATAGGATGAGTGCCTGTGCACTTCCCGTTCCGAAGCGGAAATTAACGAAGGCTTCCTGATAGATGGAATAGACGAATACATTGGTACTGTCCATCGGGCCACCACGGGTTAATATGTTAATCTGTCCAAACGACTGAAAAGCACCGATGATCGAAACGACTGTTACAAAAAACAGGGTCGGTGAAAGCAGTGGCATGGAGATTTTGCGAAACGTAAGCAGCGGACCTGCACCATCAATCTTCGCACTTTCATAAATCTCATCCGGGATGCCCTGCAATCCGCTGGACAAGATGATGTAATTGAATCCGAGATTCATCCAGATCGTCATGATGGAGATGGAGACTAGCGCCCAATCCGGACTGGTCAGCCAAGGAATTGGATCGATGCCCACCTTGCTAAGCAGATAATTCAACATGCCTAGAGTCGGGTGGAACAGGAACTTCCAGATGACGGCCGACGAACCCACCGATAATACAACCGGGAGAGAGAATACAAACTGGAACAAGCGCATGCCCTTGAAACGGTTGTGAGTCAATGCTGCCAGAATCAAGGCAGCCAGTATGCCGGTTGGCACAGTGAACAGGACAAACAGCAGCGTTACTTTCATTCCCTGCAAAAACAGCCCCGACTGAAACACAGCCTTGAAGTTGTCCAGTCCCACGTAAGCCGCGATTTGACCGGTAGGATCTGTGGAGTGCAAACTCAGATAAACAGACTTAAACATTGGGTAAAACAGAAACACTGCAAACAAAAGCAGCGATGGTGCCAGGAAACCATAGGCCAGCAAATTCTCCCGCATCCGCTGCACTCGCAGCGAAGCTGTCCGGCGCTCTTGGGTACCGGATACGCGCCGTCTGGCGGCGGGCAAGCTGATCCGGTTGTCAAGCTCACTCATCGGATTTTCTTCCCCCTTGGTCTACGCATTCGGTGTGTGAACGTTACTTAAACTTCAACACCACGTTATCTAGTGTAAAAGTCGAATGTCACAGCAGAATTCACTCAGAATCAACGCAGCGTTAATCGTGGACAAGAGGCTTTACCATTTGAACAAGCTTTCACATAGCCAGGTTAAGTGCTTATAAACGAACGGAAAAACCGCAAGAACCCCCATTCCGGGGTTTTCCTGCGGTTCGTTGTGTAATCAAAATATAAACAGGAATGCCGTAATATCCTCATCCTTTTTTTACAATTATCTACAATAAGTCCAATGAACTTGTCGATTCGGTTAAGTCTCCGGTAAAAGCAATCTACCGATTAAGATGATACGGCACCGTCGTCACGATCACGTCTTTATAATTAATTAAATAGGCCCGGATCATGAAGCTGGTCTGGTTATGCAGTACATTTTGCCACCAATGCTTGGTGATGAATTGCGGAATCAAAATCGTGATATGATCGGTCTCGGCCGTTTTCCATTCCACGGTATCGATGAATCTCTTCAACGGGCCCATAATGCTGCGATATCTCGATTTAATAACAACCAGCCGCACACCTGGATTCCATTCCTCCCACTTCTGCTCCATTTTGCGAATGGACTCATCATCGAATCCGATATACAGGGCAACCACATGATCCGACATCGTCTGCGCATAACTGATTGTGTTCATCACCACCCGCGTGATCCCAGCTACCGGAATGACTATCGTGTTGCCTTTGTGGGCCGGCTTATCGAGCTTGATATCAATGCGCAGCTCATCTGCAATGTTGCAGTAATGGCGGTGAATACGCATGAAGACATATACGACGAGTGGCAAAAAGATAAAGATGACCCACGTTTGCGTGAACTTGGTGAAAATAAAAATCAAAGTGATCGACAGTGTGGTTAGCATACCGACTGTGTTCACCAGCAGCTTCATCTGCCAGCCAGACGGCTTAACCTTGATCCAGCGAATCATCATGCCGAGCTGCGACAGGGTGAATGGGATAAACACGCCTACCGCGTAGAGCGGAATCAGACTTTCCGTATTTCCTTTGAATCCAACAACCAGTAAGGCAGACATGACACTGAGAAAAATAATGCCGTTCGAGAAGCCCAGCCGGTCTCCCCTAACCATAAACATATGAGGCATATATTTGTCCTTGGCCATCATGAAGGACAGCAGCGGGAATGCGGAATAGGCCGTATTCGCTGCCAGGAACAAGATCAGTGCCGTTACACCCTGAATGATAAAATACATCCAGCCTCTGCCGAAGGTTGCTTCGGCAATCTGTGAAATGACCGTAGCATGGGGATCCGGTTTCACTCCGTATCCGAAGGCCAGCAAGGTGATCCCGATAAACATGACCCCGAGAATACATCCCATGAGCATTAATGTCCCGGCTGCATTTTTCTCCGCAGGCTGCTTGAAGTTCGGAATGGCATTACTGACTGCCTCCACGCCGGTCAGAGCGGAACAGCCTGAGCTGAATGCCTTCAGCAGCAGAAACATGCTCACATGAGACAGACTTGTTCCGAATTCAGGCGCTGCCGCTTCCATGCCACCCGTCAGAAACTTAATGCTGCCTGATATAATCAAAACCGCAATCGAAAAGATAAACAGGTAGATCGGGATCGCCAGCACTGAAGCTGATTCCGTAACTCCCCGCAAATTCATAATCGTCAGAAAAACAATCATCATCAGTGCAATCACTACGCTGTAATCATGAAGCACTGGAAAAGCAGATGTAATAGCATCCGTCCCTGCAGATGAACTTACAGCAACCGTTAGAATATAATCGACCAGCAAAGATCCTCCAGCGATCAGGCTGGATGTTGTCCCCAGATTATCCTTGGCTACGATGTACGCACCGCCACCTGTAGGATAAGCAAATATCGTCTGGCGATAGGAAAAAATTAAAATGACGAGTAATCCCAGCACAGCAATGGAGATCGGCACAGAATACCACAAGGCGGCAAATCCGGCCGCAACGAGCACCAATAAGATCTGTTCCGTACCATAGGCCACGGAGGACAGCGCATCGGAGGATAGGATGGCGAGCGCCTTCCATTTCCCCAATTTTTCTGCGTCCAGTTCAGCCGATTTCATCGGTCTGCCGATTAAGATTCTCTTCATTTTGCCAAGCATCATCATTACTTCCTTCCATCTCTCATCTGTGAAGCATTGTTATTATGCAAAATCCAAGGCTACCTGACAATACGTCATTTCACCCGAAAATCGCCAGCGTGTGATAATGCATTCTACGATTCAATAATGGATAACAAAGCGGTTCTTTATCAGTGATTTGAACTTTTTTGAACCAAAATGACGTTTGTTCGCCGAAAAATAAGAAATGGCCCTCGGTTCATCGAACCAAAGGCCATTTATGTTATGGAAGGTGAATACATGTATTTACATTGTATCACTGCAAGGTGCTATCGTTTCAAATGACTCCTATTGTGACTTAACCATAAGTTTGCCCATGTATTTATTAAGTAACTTACAGCAGTGGCTACAAAATTCGAAAGCCATTCCCTCACAAACACAATAATGGTTTGAATAGTGAAGTTTTTTGTAGTCTACTTTGCACCGTAAAGGCTCAGCAGCGGATCTTGGGCATTAACCTCTCCACCTGCTTTAACCGGCAGCACTTGCTGGTAATTAGCGGAGTTCGTTACAATAATCGGTGTTACCGTAGGATACCCGGCAGCCTTGATCTGGGTAATGTCGAACTCTAACAGCAGATCTCCAGCATTCACCCGGTCGCCTTCCTTGATATGCGAGACAAAATGCTGCCCATCCAATTTGACGGTGTCCACACCGACATGAACCAATATTTCCGCACCGCTGTCGGATATGACAGCCAGTGCGTGTTTTTTCTTGAAGGCCACAGTAACCGTACCATCAAATGGAGCAACCACTCTTCCTACACTTGGCTCAATGGCAATGCCCTGACCCATAGCGCCGGATGAAAAGGCCGGGTCCGGAACTTCCGTCAGATCAACGATTTTGCCTTGGATTGGGCTAAGCACCAGTTGGTCTGCTGCCTGCGCCGAGGGTGCCATTTGAATGGTTTTCTCAGCTGTACCGTCCTTATTCTCTTCTTCACTCACCGGATCTTTGAAGCCCATAATATACGTTAATACTGCCGATACGGTAAAGGAAACGACAATTCCGATAATCAATCCAGGGAAACCTTGACCGCCCGGGCCGTAGAAGATCGGTAGGGTCAGCAACCCCGGCGCACCAGAGGCGAAAGCTTGGGTCCCCGCTTGGCCGATAATCGCACCTCCGATCGCACCTCCGATAAGACCTGCGATAAATGGGCGTTTCAGTGGAAGCGTAACCCCATAGATCGCCGGTTCAGTGATCCCGAACAAAGCCGTCAGCGTGGAGGACCCTGCAAGGGTTCTCAGCTTTTTGTTCTTCGTTCTAAGCATGACTCCAAAAGCAGCTCCCGTCTGAGCGAATACCGAAGCTGTTGCGGCAGGCTTAATGCCATCACGGCCGTGTACCGCAACGTTGTTGATAAAGATTGGCACCAGGCCCCAGTGCACTCCGAAAATGACGAACAATTGCCAGCCCGCACCCATGACGGCTCCCGCAAGCAAAGGACTGAAACCAAATGCGGCAACCAGAGCTGATGCGATGGCATTACCTACATATACACCGAATGGTCCAAATGCAATTAGCGTCAGTGGAACCATGATGACTAAGAGCAGCAGCGGCGTAATGAAATTTTTGACGCTCTGATGGATAACTTTATTGAACCATTTCTCCAACAAACTCATCACGATAACCGAGATGATGATGGGAATAACCGTCGATGAATAACTCATCATAACCACCGGAATGCCAAAGAACTCGGTTTGTGTACCTTCATTTTTCAACGTAATAATGGTCGGATATATTAACGCGCCCGCTATGGTCAGCGCAACGAAAATGTTACCCTGAAATTTTCGCGCGGT contains these protein-coding regions:
- a CDS encoding beta-glucoside-specific PTS transporter subunit IIABC, which gives rise to MSHEKLAKEIVQLVGGEKNVVSLVHCATRLRFVLKDDAKADKSKLEKLDGIIAVKENGGQFQVVVGNTVPEVYNAIGKVSNILDDSSPKEKSGKSVKGIGGIIDVISSIFAPLLGVMAGAGILKGLLLIASNAGWLETTDTSYIILYAAADSLFYFLPMLLAVTTARKFQGNIFVALTIAGALIYPTIITLKNEGTQTEFFGIPVVMMSYSSTVIPIIISVIVMSLLEKWFNKVIHQSVKNFITPLLLLVIMVPLTLIAFGPFGVYVGNAIASALVAAFGFSPLLAGAVMGAGWQLFVIFGVHWGLVPIFINNVAVHGRDGIKPAATASVFAQTGAAFGVMLRTKNKKLRTLAGSSTLTALFGITEPAIYGVTLPLKRPFIAGLIGGAIGGAIIGQAGTQAFASGAPGLLTLPIFYGPGGQGFPGLIIGIVVSFTVSAVLTYIMGFKDPVSEEENKDGTAEKTIQMAPSAQAADQLVLSPIQGKIVDLTEVPDPAFSSGAMGQGIAIEPSVGRVVAPFDGTVTVAFKKKHALAVISDSGAEILVHVGVDTVKLDGQHFVSHIKEGDRVNAGDLLLEFDITQIKAAGYPTVTPIIVTNSANYQQVLPVKAGGEVNAQDPLLSLYGAK
- a CDS encoding carbohydrate ABC transporter permease; the encoded protein is MKTPWTKTLLYALLTICAALVLYPVLYTFFMAVMTPEDASAYPPHIIPQSIDLSNFTEVFDIVPIGSFIGNTFLVAGLTMLGQLITASMAAYAFAKMQFKGKNVIFSMFVATMMIPWEVTMIPNYLTIRSWGWLDSYQGLTVPFLATAFGTFLLRQFFMQLPKELFEAAKIDGCGHIRYFVSHVLPLSRPALGTLAIYSFLNMYNSYLWPLLVTNTPEMRTVQIGISMLEFQESTAWNLVFAGTALVILPSLLLLVFGLKQLVRGMAAGALKG
- a CDS encoding carbohydrate ABC transporter permease, with the protein product MRENLLAYGFLAPSLLLFAVFLFYPMFKSVYLSLHSTDPTGQIAAYVGLDNFKAVFQSGLFLQGMKVTLLFVLFTVPTGILAALILAALTHNRFKGMRLFQFVFSLPVVLSVGSSAVIWKFLFHPTLGMLNYLLSKVGIDPIPWLTSPDWALVSISIMTIWMNLGFNYIILSSGLQGIPDEIYESAKIDGAGPLLTFRKISMPLLSPTLFFVTVVSIIGAFQSFGQINILTRGGPMDSTNVFVYSIYQEAFVNFRFGTGSAQALILFAVIMLLTLIQFKWVERKVHYQ
- a CDS encoding ABC transporter substrate-binding protein; this encodes MRLKKRGTFALMLAALMLVISACGGKTETSSPVSGAQADAASAEPTQLTWWHSMSGAGEKAINQLASDFNASHPDIQVKAIYQGKYDESLNKLKASMGSDSGPDIIQVYEIGSKFMIDSGMITPVQNFIDKDKFDLSQLEPNIIRYYTIDGKLNAMPFNTSNPILYYNKDMFKAAGLDPENPPKTYEEFEQAAKALAKDGKPGASMAIYGWFMEQFFANQNADYVNNGNGRDGAATESLLNSEAGVKTLTWWKKMIDEKTLSNLGRSTDDTTAAFTAEQIGMTLDSTAGLRKIVEGAGDKFELGTGFLPRPADAKEGGVVVGGASLYIMNNKSKAQQQAAWEFIKYLATPEVQANWSVATGYFPITTAAYDQQVLKDNMAKYPQFQTAVDQLHASADSTATSGAVMGVFPEARQLVEGAIETVLNGQGTPQEALDAAAKQITDKIAQYNSTVKK
- a CDS encoding APC family permease yields the protein MLGKMKRILIGRPMKSAELDAEKLGKWKALAILSSDALSSVAYGTEQILLVLVAAGFAALWYSVPISIAVLGLLVILIFSYRQTIFAYPTGGGAYIVAKDNLGTTSSLIAGGSLLVDYILTVAVSSSAGTDAITSAFPVLHDYSVVIALMMIVFLTIMNLRGVTESASVLAIPIYLFIFSIAVLIISGSIKFLTGGMEAAAPEFGTSLSHVSMFLLLKAFSSGCSALTGVEAVSNAIPNFKQPAEKNAAGTLMLMGCILGVMFIGITLLAFGYGVKPDPHATVISQIAEATFGRGWMYFIIQGVTALILFLAANTAYSAFPLLSFMMAKDKYMPHMFMVRGDRLGFSNGIIFLSVMSALLVVGFKGNTESLIPLYAVGVFIPFTLSQLGMMIRWIKVKPSGWQMKLLVNTVGMLTTLSITLIFIFTKFTQTWVIFIFLPLVVYVFMRIHRHYCNIADELRIDIKLDKPAHKGNTIVIPVAGITRVVMNTISYAQTMSDHVVALYIGFDDESIRKMEQKWEEWNPGVRLVVIKSRYRSIMGPLKRFIDTVEWKTAETDHITILIPQFITKHWWQNVLHNQTSFMIRAYLINYKDVIVTTVPYHLNR